A window of the Hordeum vulgare subsp. vulgare chromosome 5H, MorexV3_pseudomolecules_assembly, whole genome shotgun sequence genome harbors these coding sequences:
- the LOC123452866 gene encoding transcription factor LHW-like, whose amino-acid sequence MAVGEALRRLCEEVGWSYAVFWKAIGAADPVHLVWEDGFCGHASCPTGSEASEVGCESGGTVCTLVRKVMTSQVHVVGEGTIGRAAFTGSHQWIIHDTADDHRLRSEVAAEMNYQFRAGIQTIAIIPVLPRGVLQLGSTSVVMENTTYVLQYKKLCSLLNNRSSMVASTSAKNDSSQKVQSHSSHGLLSVYPIDGCSKAFSGSPATYEQCYVPDATGVSSSASANIGRKASLLKVAQRNGESVRDHSLYAPDMRFRRQTPYCDMRVESTTQSTVVSSDFISSTSKSAEKHPLLMNDGQLGMGNMEEASDTRNLLLKSLAFRNLPPSHGGGEVLDFLNSRGNFDFLPEGNSIVKSNLYDCSASQLLDQRCNSTSGMIGHKPAISYKAPQSAQFIMKMGSPKRGSCHAVAAPSSGSEVQTSSEFKTNFSQHNQVHISDRVYQNRKAKEVNDSSFAARIHGLKNMDRQKLPDISSERSSSLLVDPTPGNDLFDIFGAEFPHLCHNVDGDSTWHTAKPASSGKDALESSVYLDTSPVFGALDDEFPFSGIFSLTDSDQLLDAVISSVNPGGKQISGDSASCRTSLTNMPSSSYCGSKVMKQHESSVAPPLLVKDELAVSNFVKQPSFLEKTEDGCLSQNNGMHKSQLRLWIESGHNMKCESVSASNSKGHDTANKANRKRSRPGESSKPRPKDRQLIQDRIKELRELVPNGAKCSIDALLEKTIKHMVFLQSVTKHADNLKDSNESKILSSENGPLWKDYFEGGATWAFNVGSQSMTCPIIVEDLDRPRQMLVEMICDDRGIFLEIADFIKGLGLTILRGVMEARKNKIWARFTVEANRDVTRMEIFLSLVRLLEPNCDGSGSGENQENVKMPLGIAQHQIIPATGHLR is encoded by the exons tACCATCGGTCGTGCCGCTTTTACTGGGAGTCATCAGTGGATTATCCATGATACTGCCGATGATCACAGGCTCAGATCCGAG GTTGCTGCTGAGATGAATTATCAGTTCAGAGCTGGCATTCAG ACTATTGCAATAATTCCTGTATTACCGCGTGGTGTACTACAGCTAGGCTCTACTAGTGTG GTTATGGAAAATACAACTTATGTGCTTCAGTATAAGAAGCTGTGTTCTCTGTTAAACAATCGATCAAGTATGGTTGCATCTACTTCAGCTAAAAATGATTCTAGCCAGAAGGTCCAGTCACACTCTTCACATGGTCTTCTGAGTGTCTACCCTATAGATGGTTGCTCAAAAGCCTTCAGTGGTTCTCCAGCTACTTATGAACAGTGCTATGTTCCTGATGCGACAGGAGTGTCAAGTAGTGCATCAGCAAACATAGGAAGGAAAGCTTCCTTGCTTAAGGTGGCACAGAGAAATGGTGAATCTGTCAGAGATCACAGTTTATATGCTCCTGACATGAGGTTCAGACGACAAACTCCTTACTGTGACATGAGAGTTGAAAGCACCACACAAAGCACTGTGGTTAGCTCAGATTTTATCTCTTCTACCTCAAAATCAGCAGAAAAGCATCCATTGTTGATGAATGATGGACAATTGGgaatgggaaacatggaagaggcGTCTGATACCAGAAATCTCTTGCTAAAATCTCTTGCATTCCGAAACCTGCCTCCATCGCATGGAGGGGGTGAGGTGTTAGATTTTCTAAACAGTCGTGGaaactttgattttcttcctgaaGGTAATAGCATAGTCAAGTCTAACTTGTATGACTGCTCAGCAAGTCAACTGTTAGACCAAAGATGTAACTCTACTTCTGGGATGATAGGGCACAAACCGGCTATTTCATATAAAGCCCCCCAATCTGCTCAATTCATTATGAAAATGGGGAGTCCCAAAAGAGGCTCATGTCATGCTGTTGCAGCTCCATCCTCTGGCTCTGAAGTTCAAACTTCTAGTGAATTTAAAACAAACTTCTCTCAACATAATCAAGTGCATATTTCGGATCGTGTTTACCAAAACAGAAAGGCTAAAGAAGTAAATGACTCCAGTTTTGCTGCAAGAATACATGGTTTGAAGAATATGGATCGGCAGAAGCTCCCAGACATTTCAAGTGAGCGATCTTCCTCACTTCTTGTGGATCCAACTCCAGGAAATGATTTGTTTGATATATTTGgtgctgaatttcctcatctgtgCCACAATGTGGATGGCGATTCGACCTGGCACACTGCAAAACCGGCTAGCTCAGGAAAAGATGCTCTTGAATCCTCAGTTTATCTTGATACCTCTCCAGTATTTGGTGCACTGGACGATGAGTTCCCTTTTTCTGGAATCTTCTCACTAACTGATAGTGACCAATTGTTGGACGCAGTTATCTCCAGTGTCAATCCTGGTGGCAAGCAGATCTCTGGTGACAGTGCCTCTTGCAGGACTTCATTAACAAACATGCCTAGCAGCTCTTATTGTGGCTCAAAAGTGATGAAGCAACACGAATCATCTGTTGCTCCTCCTTTGCTAGTCAAGGATGAGTTGGCTGTATCAAATTTTGTTAAACAACCAAGTTTcctagagaagactgaggatggTTGTCTTTCCCAAAACAATGGAATGCACAAATCTCAGTTACGCCTTTGGATCGAGAGTGGACATAACATGAAATGTGAAAGCGTGTCAGCCTCAAACAGCAAAGGTCATGATACAGCAAACAAGGCAAATCGAAAGAGATCTCGACCAGGAGAGAGTTCTAAGCCCCGGCCAAAAGACCGTCAGCTTATTCAGGATCGTATAAAGGAGCTCCGGGAACTTGTACCTAATGGTGCAAAG TGTAGCATTGATGCTTTACTGGAAAAGACCATCAAGCACATGGTTTTCTTGCAGAGTGTGACAAAGCATGCTGACAATCTCAAAGATTCTAATGAATCTAAG ATACTTAGCAGTGAGAATGGTCCTCTTTGGAAAGACTACTTTGAGGGTGGTGCAACTTGGGCCTTCAACGTCGGCAGTCAATCTATGACATGCCCAATCATAGTTGAGGATCTCGACCGGCCTCGTCAGATGCTTGTGGAG ATGATTTGTGATGACAGAGGTATCTTCCTGGAAATAGCCGACTTTATCAAAGGACTTGGACTAACCATCTTGAGGGGTGTGATGGAAGCACGCAAAAATAAAATCTGGGCACGATTCACTGTTGAG GCCAACAGGGACGTGACTAGAATGGAGATTTTCCTCTCGCTCGTGCGCTTGTTGGAACCCAATTGTGATGGCAGTGGATCAGGAGAGAATCAAGAAAATGTAAAAATGCCTCTTGGGATTGCGCAACATCAGATTATCCCAGCGACAGGCCACCTTAGATGA